The Apium graveolens cultivar Ventura chromosome 10, ASM990537v1, whole genome shotgun sequence nucleotide sequence AGAAAATTGAACAAAAGTAGAGTGACATTTAATAAAATTCCATCAACTGTATTCTGCAGAACATAAACAACTCAATGTTTATTACATAAAACACTAAAATATAAACTCCCACTAAACCAAAGTATCACATAAGATTACACTCATATGAGCAGTATGCTCGTGAAAGGACTTAGGTGTTAACGTCTTAGTGAGCAGATCCGCAATCATGGAGTTAGTGCCAATGTGTTCTATCAAAATCTGTCCACTCTGAATCTTTTCTTTAACAACTAGGAACTTAATATCTATATGTTTGGCTTCAGTAGTGCTCCTATTGTTGTTTGAATACTCCACTGCTGATTTATTATCACAAAATATCTTTAATGGTCTTTCAACACCATCAAGGATAAGCAAACCAGTGACAAAGTTTTGCATCCATAAAGCTTGATTGGATGCCACAAAACATGCTATATATTCTTCAGCCATGGTGGATGAAGCTATGAGTGTCTGTTTGGCAGACCTCTATGAAATCTTTCCACCAGCCAGTAGATAAACATAGCCCGAAGTAGATTTTCTTTCATCTTTACATCCTCTAAAATCAGAATCTGAATATCCAATGAATTCTAGATGATCTGATTTCCTGTATGTGAGCATATAgtcttttgttttcttcaaatACCGTAAGACTCATTCCACTGCTTTCCATTGCTCCATTCCCGGATTACTCAAATATATTCCCAACATTCCAACAATGAATGCTATGTCAGGACGAGTACAAACTTGAGCATACATTAGGCTTCCCATTGTCGATGCATATGGTATCCTTTGTATTTCCCTTATCTCAAGTTCATTCTTGGGACACTGTTTGCGACTAAATGTGTCTCCCTTAGACATGGGTGTATCCATTGGTGCACAATCTTTCATGCCATACCTTTCCAGTATCTTTTCGATATAGCACTTTTGTGACAATCCAAGAATACCTCGAGAGCGATCTCGATGTATCTGAATTCCTAATACAAAAGAGGCGTTACCAAGGTCCTTCATCTCAAATTGACTAGTGAGAAATTTCCTGGTATCATGCAATAAGCCTATATCATTAGTAACAAGTAAGATGTCATTAACGTAtaagagaagaaagataaatcTGCTCCCACTGAACTTGTGATATACATAATGTTCCACCAAGTTCACTTCAAAACTATATGATGTGATAACATGATGAAATTTGTGATACCATTCACGAGAAGCCTGTCTGAGACCATAGATGGACTTCTTTAATTTGCAAACCACGGTCTTTGGATCTCCAATGACAAAGTTTTCCGGTTGCACCATAGAAATTGTCTCGCCAATATTTCCACGGAGAAACGTCATCTTTACGTCCATCTGATGTAGCTCTGGATCATAATGAGCCACAAGTGCCATAAAAATTTTAAATGAGTCTCATTGTAGTCGATACCTTTCTTTTGAGTGAATCCTTTAGCGACTAGACGAGCCTTATATCTTTTGATGTTACCACTCGAATCCCTTTTAGTTTTAAATACCCATTTGTAACCAATAGGTTTTGAACCTTTAGACAACTCGACAAGATCCTAAACGTCATTGTCTTTCATAGATTGCATCTCTTCATTCATGGCATCAATCCACTTTTAAGAGTTATGACTCTGCATGACTTATTGATAATCTTCCCCAATGTCAATTCCATCTTCATGTTCTTGTAGAAAAACAACATAATCATCTGGAATTGCGCTCTTTCGCTCTCTAGTGGATCTCCTTAGTGGCACTTCTTGTGATTCATGAGGTTGTTGAGTTTGCTCAATTGTTCCTCATGGGGAATATCGGTGTTGTCTTGAACCGGAGGGCCTTGAACAATGATAGGTATCATAATCTGATCATTACTCTCGGCAGAGTCATAAATAGGATCATGACTATCTTCTTCAAAGATAATACTTTTACCTATATCCTCCCTCCCAAAATCAACATCCTCAAAAAATCTTGCATTATCAGTCTCAAAGAAGGATCTAGTAGCGGGATCATAAAATTTAAATCCGCGAGTACATTTCAGATACCCAACATTATAGAAACTGACAGTCCTAGAGTCCGGTTTCTTTTCATATGGCCTATATGGTCTTGCCTCAGCTGGACAACCCCAAACATGTAAATGCTTAATATTCTTAGTCCAAAGTTTGTAATGAGTTTCGGCCACTGCTTTAGTTGGAACCCGGTTAAGGATATAAATTGCAGTCTTTACTGCATCTCTCCAAAGTAACTCGGGCGAGGAAGAATGACTTATCATACTTCTCACCATATCTTTAAGAGTACGGTTTTgcctctcaacaacaccattcaTATGTGGTTTTCCTGGAATAGCGTATTAGGGATAGTTTCACACTCCTTTAAGAAGTTAGCAAAAGGTCCTGGACGCTGCTCACCTGATATATCATATCTACCGTAATATTGACCACCACGATCAGCTCTGACAACTTTAATACTACTGTTTAGCTGAAGTTGAACATCAGCTTTATACTCTTTAAATACGTCAAGAGCTTGTGACTTCTCATGTATCAAGTATAGGTAACCATACCTAGAGTAATCATCTATGAACGTGATAAAATACCGTTGACTGTTCCAAAAAACTGTAGGGAACGGTCCACATATATCGGTATGAATCAGTTCCAAGACACTTGTAGCTCTATTGGCACCTAACTTTCTCGAGTTTATTTGTTTTCCCTTAATGCATTCAACACAGACTTGAAAGTCACTTAAATCTAAAGGATCAAGAATTCTATCATTCACAAGCCTCTGAATTCTTTATTTAGAGATATGACCTAATCGCTTGTGCCACAATATAGCAGAATTCCCCGTTAATTTACGCTTTGTACCTCTTGCACTTGAGTGCAAAATTTCATTATTAAAAGCAACAGTATCAAGCATATAAATATTATCAATCAAAGAACCGGTGGCAACCACATTTGAATTTAAAGAGAAACACACTTTATTATTTCCAAAAGAACAAGTGTAGCCATATTTGTCCAAAAAGAAAATAGAAATAAGATTTCGTTTGAAAGACGGTGCAACAAATGTCtcaaataaatccaaataaacacCAGATGTTAATAATAATCTAAATGTTCCAACGACTTCAACTGAAACTTTATTGCCGTCGCCTACATAGATGAATCTTTCGGCATCAATTGGCGGTCGGCTCCACAGGCAACCCTGTATTGATACACTTATGTGAGTAGTAGCGCCAGAATCTACCCACCAAGTGTCCTTAGATACAGAAGCCAAATTAACTTCAGAACAAACAAAGATAGAAGTCTTACCCTTCTTCACACGACAATCAGCATATTTGGAACACTCTTTCTTCATGTGTCCAGCCGTCTTACAAAAGTAGCAGGTTGTTCCCTTATCATGCTTCTCTTGTAACTGATGTGCAATATCCTCacctctctttctttcttatcatGAGAGCTTGATGCCAAGTGAGCACTCTTAGTCTTCTCTTACAAAGCCTCTCTTCCTCTTGCACACAGTGTGAAATGAGCTCATTAAGAGTCCATTTTTCCTTTTCATTATTATAACTCACCACAAAGTGTCCAAACTGAGGAGGTAGAGAAATAAGAACGAAGTGAATAAATAACTCATCTGAAAGTTCTAACTTGAGTTTGCCAGCAAGATTAGACATCCCAATGATGTACTCCCTTATGTTCCCTTTTCTTTTATACTTCATGGTCACGAGTTTTGATAGATAATTACTCATTTCCGCTTTCTCATTTTTAGCAAAATACTGCTCAATCTTGGAGAGGAACTTCTTGGCACTTGTGCTATCAACAATAGAGCCCCGAAAGCCAGTTGGAATCGTTCGCTTCATGATCGCCAGACACATGCGATTAGAGTGTTCCCATTTCTCAATTTGATCCGTTTTGGGATTATCTGTAGTGGGAACTGGTTGCTCTTTCCTTAGCGCAAGGTCAAGATCCATACACCCAAGAATAATTTCAATATTCTCTTTCCACGTGATATAGTTTGTCCCATTCAACATTGAAATCATGCTCAACTGAGCGGAAGCAGAATTAGCACTAGCAGTAATTGAAATAGAAAATAAATATACGACAAATGCTCAAAACTAGAATATACAATAATgtgataaattttaaatattggAAAAACCATCAAAAGATACCTTGCGCAATATTAAATTTTAGTTTTTGGACagaaaatttaatttataattgtattCTCCACGTAATAATCaagtattaataattaatttatgtCAAATAGTATGCCTTTCTTTGGGCCGACTTATTATTCACATGAAAAACTTAATATTGTTACATACTTATTATCACAAGAATATATTAATTTTGTCTAAACGTTACCTTCCTTTGAGCTGGTAAAATTTGCATAAAGTTAAATATTTTATCGTCacaataatatttttaaattaattaatctacACAAAAGAGTTCACTTTGGCGACATATTGTttcaattaattaatataaaaaaattcGACCACTTAAATAAATATGTTAATATTTTTTTACCAATAAGAAAAAATACAACTCACAAATTTAATATATTCTTTTTATGCAACTTACTAATGAAACTATGTACCCGCTTAATTGTACATCAAAATCGCTgcaatttttttacaaaaaaataaatgtatttggctTTTTATTCTAACAGTCAACCAGTCATTTGATCATAATTTTTTTACTTCGAATTGGCTCGTTTTGATGGAAAAAGCTAGTGTTTGACTCGTGTTCGGATCGGTTCGACTCGTCTCGTTTATATTCGTGTAGCTCATTAGTTAACGAGTTCAAGCTCAAGCTCATAGAatctaataattctataaatatataattatctaAAATAGAGACAAGAATCATAATAATCATATTAAATTATCGAGATTAAACCGAAGGCAGAAGCGTACTTAAATCCATAAGGCGATGATTGTTACGGTATCTGAATTTGTATTATGTTCTCGATTATTTTCTTTTTCAACCAAGTACTCTTTAAGGTTTTCTCAATAGCTCTCTCTGATGGGTAGAAGATAAGTCGTGTAACGTACTTGATATATTGGGGACTATAAACCATTTTATATACAACTTAATTAAATCTCCCATTATAATATAATTGGGACTGGTATTAGGTATATATCCACTTATTAGGTCCATacaataaattaaaatctaattggATTTCTTATTTGATCACTTAATTTAACCCAATATAATAAATGACAAATATAATTGGTATATTTATATGTAgcttataaaataataattattattaaaataataataacacaAGCTTGAACACGATTTTTAATTCTATAAAAAAACTCGGCTCTTCGGTTCAGTTCGTCAGAAAAAAATTTATAAGTCGACTTGATTCAATCAGACTCGGCTCGTCTCGGCTCATCAACAGTTGTACGTGCAGGTTTATATATAGTGTTGGTCCGTAAATATGTGGTTTCATCATATGCATGCTTATCAAAATTTAATTGATTGGATATTTATGTATAGCATCTAAAAAATGTCCTGATATCAAGGAAAAAGAGAACATACACGGCGGCCGTGAACTCACAGTTTTTTAGTATATATGAACGGATATGCATACGGATGTGAAGAAGAGTAATGTGTGGAATAAATGGTAAGAAACCATACCATACAATAATACAATTAATTGACGTCAAGACTGTGGAGGAGTGTTCTCCAAAACAATGCCCTGGAGAGAATGATATGGTCGTTTCTAAAGAAGCTAGCGTTTACTGATATAGCCAACATACAAGGACAAAATATACAAGTTGAGTGGTTACACGCAGTAATGTGCATATGATCAACCATACCATACAATAATAGAAAGGCATTTTGTCTTGGGCTCACCCTTTGAATGATTGTTATATCATACCATGCGTAGAGGTTATTTACAGCAGTACAGTAGGTTAATTCATGGACCATCGCCCTTTTGCATTGTATTGAATCTATTAATTAGTTAGCTAGAGTTGTTTGCCAGTactttttattcaaatattatacATAACTACATAGTGCATACACTTTTCCATTATGCACTTGTTGCATGAAATATATTTTCCCCCGGTTCTTACTTTTGTATTGCAAGGAATTCCAAAACGGCAAGCCCAAATGTATTTGCTACGCTTGAAATGACATGTATATGGAATGTTTGTGTGTTTTTACTTGTGAAAACTACGTACAGGAATATTGTTTAGACCATAATTTTATCCCCATATATGGCCATACTATTGTAGAATTTGAGTACAAACTTGGCCTTTTGCGGAGTGCTAATTGTATATATACTAACAAGTTCTGTAATCTTTAAGCCATCACATATTTCCATACTAGTATAATAGATTAAAAAAAAGTTTATTCAAATTTGATAGGATGAAGAAGTTTAGCTTAGTAACATTTCTTCCGGTATTGCTAATTACTTTCTTCGTTGCATGTTCTCTGAAGGTTGATGCTCTTTCATGTTGCTGATTGTTGTGTTCAAGGAAAGTTATACCCAACTTACACATGTTCACCTCAGATAACTCAAAATACGAAGGCAACTTTAACACTAAATAGCTTTCAAAAGGGCGGAGATGGTGGCGGTCCATCAGAATGTGATAACCATTACCATGATGATGACACACCAGTTGTGGCACTATCTACTGGATGGTATAAAGGAGGTTCACGCTGCCTTAACAAAATCAGAATTAGTGCTAATGGTCGAAGCGTGGAGGCCATGGTTGTCGATAAGTGTGATTCGACAATGGGGTGCGATGATGAACATGATTACCAGCCACCGTGTCCAAATAATATTGTTGATGCTTCGAAAGTTGTGTGGAAAGCATTAGGGGTGCCTAAAGATAACTGGGGTGATTT carries:
- the LOC141691535 gene encoding uncharacterized protein LOC141691535; translation: MISMLNGTNYITWKENIEIILGCMDLDLALRKEQPVPTTDNPKTDQIEKWEHSNRMCLAIMKRTIPTGFRGSIVDSTSAKKFLSKIEQYFAKNEKAEMSNYLSKLVTMKYKRKGNIREYIIGMSNLAGKLKLELSDELFIHFVLISLPPQFGHFVVSYNNEKEKWTLNELISHCVQEEERLCKRRLRVLTWHQALMIRKKER
- the LOC141691536 gene encoding putative ripening-related protein 1 translates to MHTDVKKSNVWNKWLMLFHVADCCVQGKLYPTYTCSPQITQNTKATLTLNSFQKGGDGGGPSECDNHYHDDDTPVVALSTGWYKGGSRCLNKIRISANGRSVEAMVVDKCDSTMGCDDEHDYQPPCPNNIVDASKVVWKALGVPKDNWGDLDITWSDA